The Haemorhous mexicanus isolate bHaeMex1 chromosome 5, bHaeMex1.pri, whole genome shotgun sequence genome contains a region encoding:
- the GOLT1B gene encoding vesicle transport protein GOT1B: protein MISLSDTQKIGMGLTGFGVFFLFFGMILFFDKALLAIGNVLFVAGLSFVIGLERTFRFFFQKHKMKATGFFLGGVLIVLIGWPLIGMILEIYGFFLLFRGFFPVVVGFIRRVPVLGYLLNLPGISSLVDKVGESNNMV from the exons agaTTGGAATGGGACTAACAGGCTTTGGagtgtttttcctcttctttggAATGATCCTCTTCTTTGACAAAGCTCTTTTGGCTATTGGAAAT GTTTTATTTGTGGCTGGCTTGTCTTTTGTTATTGGTTTAGAAAGAACATTCAGATTCTTCTTTCAAAAACACAAAATGAAAGCAACGGGCTTCTTCCTGGGTGGTGTGCTCATAGTTCTCATTGGTTGGCCTTTAATAGGAATGATCCTGGAAATTTATGGGTTCTTCCTATTGTTCAG GGGGTTCTTTCCTGTGGTGGTTGGCTTTATCAGAAGAGTTCCAGTGCTTGGATATCTCTTGAATTTACCTGGTATAAGCTCG CTTGTAGATAAAGTTGGAGAAAGCAACAACATGGTATAA